The Diachasmimorpha longicaudata isolate KC_UGA_2023 chromosome 18, iyDiaLong2, whole genome shotgun sequence DNA segment CATCCGGAGGACGCAATGGGACGGACACGAGTTCCGCTGACCCGTGGAGGAATGCCAGCGATTCTACTCATTCTCTTTACCCTAGTCCTCGCGGTGACAGCTGGGCCGAATGTCAGATCGGAATCTGCAACGGGACCGGCGAACAGTGTTGGTCCATTGTCAGGATCATCGGcgtcttcatcatcatcatcgccAGTATCATCGTCAGCAATTGGCTCGGTATCTGGTGGTAGTCCAGGATCAAGTGGTATAGGCAATGGTCTTGGtggcggtggtggtggtgttgGTCACTCAGTGATGAGCACTGGTCCCAATGGCAATGGCAGGTGTGAGGACATAACTATACCCATGTGTCGGGGAATTGGGTACAACCTGACGGCAATGCCCAACGAGCTGAATCATGACACACAGGAGGAAGCGGGACTGGAGGTGCACCAATTTTGGCCGTTGGTGGAGATCAAGTGCTCACCGGATCTCAAGTTCTTCCTGTGCTCCATGTACACACCCATCTGTCTTCCGGAGTACAGTAAACCTCTGCCGGCTTGCAGAAGTGTCTGCGAGAGGGCTCGAGCTGGATGTGCACCATTGATGCAGCAGTACGGATTCTCCTGGCCGGAGAGAATGGCTTGTGAGCGTCTGCCGATGCACGGCGATCCTGAGAATCTCTGTATGGAGCAGGACAATCCTGCTAATTCTGGTGGTAGCGCTGGTGGTCATCCAAGTGCACCACCAATGGCTGCTGCTGTACCACGTCCAACAAGACCATCAAAGAATGCACAGCAGCCGCGTTGTAAACCCGGTAAGAACCAAAAAAACTGCCAAAATCCCCCAGGGGACAGAACAAGGGAGTGCGAGTGCCGATGCAAAACTCCACTCGTACCGCTGGGGGTAACAAGTGTCAGTGGAAACGACCACGGGGTACTAGGAAACATGCACGCAATAGGGGTGCCGATGTCAGGGGGGATAGGGCCAATGATAAGCAGAGACATTGCCCTGGGAAACGGAAATGTCCTCAAGAATTGCGCCCTACCATGTCACGGGGCCTTTCTGACCACCGAGGAAAGAGGATTCGCAGCGGTTTGGCTGGCCCTGTGGAGCGGTCTATGCGCAGCAAGCACACTCACAACCGTAACCACATTTCTCATAGACACACAACGATTTAAATATCCAGAACGGCCAATTGTCTTTCTCTCCGCCTGTTACTTCGTCGTATCCCTGGGTTATCTTGCGAGAAGTGTGATGGGACACGAGGAGATAGCCTGCGATGGGCCAGCTCTGCGATCTGGGCCACAGGGTCCTGGTGCATGTGTCACTGTTTTTCTCATGATCTATTTCTTCGGAATGGCATCGTCCGTGTGGTGGGTCATACTCGCATTCACCTGGTTCCTCGCTGCCGGTCTCAAGTGGGGCAATGAAGCTATAGCATCGTACTCCCAGTACTTTCATTTGGCCGCTTGGCTAGCACCAACAGCACAAACTGTCTGGGCACTATTGGCTGGTGGTGTCGAGGGGGATCCTGTTGCTGGGGTTTGTACAGTTGCACCTGATGGTGTGCAAACATTCATTCTGGTACCACTTCTAGTCTATCTCCTGTTGGGCACCAGTTTTCTACTCGCTGGTTTTGTCAGCCTCTTCAGGATAAGATCGGTCATCAAACGACAACCGGGTGCCAAAGCTGACAAGTTGGAGAAACTCATGATACGCATTGGTGTCTTTTCCGTTTTGTATACAGTACCAGCTGGTGCTGTTCTCGGTTGCTATCTGTATGAATCCTCATTCAGGCTGGAGTGGCTGAGGGGCATTGCTTGTCAGTGTGAAGCACGCACTAGACCGTACTACTCAGTCCTGATGCTGAAGTACTTCATGGCACTGGCTGTTGGTATCACTTCAGGTGTTTGGATATGGAGTGGTAAGACAGTGGATTCATGGCGGAGATTGTGGAGACGTCTCTTTGGTGGTGGTGTTGCTGCTGGTGGTAATGCTGGAATGGCTGGTGTTACTGGTGTCAGTGGTATTGGCAGTGCAAGCATGAAAGGACGTTCTATGATGCCAAGTTATGCAGCATCTGGGCCTGGTAGTGCTCTTCTACCTCCCGGTAGCGTTGCCAGTGCATCGCAACATCATCTTCATCACCATGTACTGAAACAACCACCTCTTTCGCACGTATGACGTCACCAGTCGGCGGGAGGCGATATGAATACAGCGGGCTGCGATAGCCAGCAACAAAATCAATCGCAGCACGAGAGGCCATCGGCTCTCAGCAATTATGGACCCATTTAGCCTTTCGCCTCGGCCTCTAGGAGGCATACGCCAGCACACACTGCGCCCCATACACCACATTCAGCCGCAACTATCTATTCGAGGAGATCATTGGCATCGACAACAGGACCATTGACACCAGCACATGGTCTAGCACCAGCTTATACTCAAGCTACTGATGTCTGATCTACGATTGTACCCGTTGTCGGGTGGTAGTGATAATGATATGTGTGTGATTACGGAATTTAACGGAATGACGAACGTTAACATAATGACAAACAAATACGCCATTAATATTTGCCGAATATACGTATGTAAAACAGGGTTTGGCTTCGTGTCGGCCCATTCCGTGAGTCAATGTAGCGGtgattagtttatttttctttgggtATCTGTTTAACGTTCCTTCAGTGATTTTGGAATCAAATGTCGGGGAATCACCGTCCGTGACTGTACATGAGCCACGTCGTATTGAGATACTCTCTGGCTAGTGAGTTTGTGCGAATGAACGAGTGTTTTTTTTGGATGAATGCTCTTACTGGTTGATCGGCATTACCGATTGCCCTCGGTGACTGATGAATCTGGCGATTGGCGATTACCTGTAGCTGGGATCTCTCCTTCTTTATGCAATCTATGATGCGGCTATGGAGCCTCGGGTGAGGAACTGACTTGGGGAATAGAGATGTGGAGGGAATCATCACCTTGATAGGTGTTTTCGTAATAACGCAATTCCAaaagtttcaattatttcccctTCACTTCCCTGGTCTTTTCCTCGTGTCTGGGGCATCTCAACTGACTTTTCCTTTTATACTTTATACTTGTATGTCTCATGGGACTCAAGTGCATGTCCGTCTAATGTGTATTCGTATTGTCTATTTATCTACTAGCCGTTTACGGATAGGTGTGTACTGATTAGAGGCTATCTGCACCGAATTATCGGTGAAATTTATCGATTTGTATCAAAGATAACAGGGACAGGATGGTCTTTGGATAGCGTAAGTGAGATGTGTATAGGCTAGATCAGACAAATGAAGGTTTATTATAATGTAAATATATATTCTAGTGAATAGGCCATTGTACATAGGGAACAGAGCAGGTGAATTTCGTTGTACAGAATCGAGAGATTGGCAGGGTCCTGATGAAATAGAGAAGGAGGGATTATAAGTCAAattcacggagagaaattttttcggCTCATTGGCCCCACTAAACCCTATGCATGTGACTCTTACCATGTATTAGTGCCAGAATTTTTCgcagaaatttctctccgcgttGTGAAGACGATTACTCGATCGTCGTGTGAGTGATCTTGACGTGACAAATTATCTAGAtcagattgttttttttactgcGAGCGAGGAAGAGCAAgtgaatattataattattataatgtaAAGAGATTAAACTGGTCGTTCTTTCGTACTCACCCATAGAATCGTCTATAgatgaagaaatatttaagACTTCTTGTATTTCCACTCCTCCCTTTCCACCCTATCCTCCCCCGCCCATCCGCCACCCCCTCAGACCTCCGCGATTGTACTTCGCCGCTGGCAACTTTCTCTGGTGAATCTGGGGAAGGAAGAGAAATGTTAAATGTATGAGTGGGGAGAACTGAGCCACGTGCACTGTAGAGAATCATTACACTATATGTAACATGCGATTTGTACGTGATTTAAAGGGTTTACAGACACAAttggattttattgaaatcttTGTAAGTGAAAAACATTAAACGACAGTCCGATGTAGTTGTGTAGATGgaaacaattattaaatacaTAAGTACATAAATTTATAAGTCTTACCAGTTATACCGGTGTAATAGGGTGATTGTGAGGTTTTTTTTCAGCCCCCGGGAGGTTTGACATTGAATTTTGGATACCACCATCTATTGATTTTCTGTAATTACTGACTGAATTCTCCACTCGTTCAGtgttagaaaaaaatgaaaattcactgcTGTATGATTTAAAAATCCAACGACGGggggaaatttaaaaaaaattctcagcaaCTACtgaatcgatttttcatgTGACACACGATCGAGAACCAAAAACTGCCTCAAACACTCCAAATGCAACTGAAAATCACAAAAATGCAATAAAGATGACCTATGGCGTGAGAAGTAAATGtgtaagaatatttaattgtaagAACGATGTAAACGCGTGtggaatggaataaaaaaaaagtcacggAGAGTTGGTCTCACATATCACAGTGGAGGAAATACAaagatcaatgaaaaatttaatataaagGACAAAATGAGAGTCGGAGAATGACGAAAATTTATGTGTATTAGTCGAGGGGGAAAAAAGCATTTTGTAACCGAATAAAATTTGTAAGTCACTTGAAACGAAACCTTTTGTCACGATGATAATgtcaataaatgaaaaatggatCGAAAGGAATGAGGGAAGGGGCGAAAATTCAGCATGTCATCTCGATTGTTTAAGTGGAACTCTCTGGCTCTCATTTCCCGTCCCTTCCCCCATTCCGCCTTTTTTATGTACTCCAGATATTTCTTGTCCTCACTCCCTCGCCCTCCCCCTCTTCTCCCTCACCCCACTCCGCCTGGAAATTCATATTGAACAAAGGGATAGTCGTATCTGAGGGGAATTACGATTATCCATTACCGCGTATGGTAATCAAAATTGTatacgattttttaatacactttattattatttaattatgaaaattgggttttttttgttctccttGATGTCCAAATGATTCCTGCGTTAtccaattttcacaaaaaaaaattttctcccgaATAATTTATCGGTATTTATCGCACCCTCCAGCTGAATCTCTCCTGAGGAAGACAACGGGAATGGTACGAAGAAGCCGCCGATTGCTCTGGAGTCTGCAAACAACGGAATCAGCCCGAACCATCCTCAAGGAATAAGTAGAAAGGGCCCCCAGACGATGCTTAGAGAGACTCAAAATTTATGGCCCCCTCTCCCCGAGTGTTTCATCGTCTTTCTCCATCTTTTCCACTTGAAAGTTTCCTGAGTCCCTGCGTATCAACCGCCATAAACAACTTATACGCGCGGCGGTCTGACGTTTACCGCCCACAGTTGGCCCAGCGGCCAGATAGGAATCTCTTAGTCATTCGTACACGCTCGTTAAGCTAACCGCTTGCACAAGCCACccggaattatttttctaatcgCATGCCAACAATAAACCACAATTGATTGTTTTTGGGTTAATTGTTAACCGGGGATGAGAACCGCTGCTTCCAACGCAGCGGTTCACTGCTCTCGGGGGAAGATCGACTGGTGGAGTCGTTGGATGGATCGATCGATTGTTGATTGATCACTGGATTGATGGCTGATTATCGAATGATTGAGGATCGATTGGTCGATCAGTCGGAGTATCGCTACCCCGGGGAATATCGTGGACTCGTTCGATGGACCGATCAATTGATTAATCACTGGCCAGATGGTCTTTGAAGTTTCATTCTCCGGTTacccaaaattaataaaaaatccgcTGAAAATCCAATCGTATCGTATTCCTTTGAACCCGGCCCCTTACCTCCAgcccaaaaataataaatgattgaGGACGTAGTTCGCGGACAAGAGAGGTTTTTCATGGTCGGCTAATTAGTATTCACACACGAGGGAAGCTGAGTGCAGAGCAAATACGCCCAGGGCTATTCCCAgtattccgaaaaaaaaaaatgagaggagtaggaaaaaaaacttgaacagGGTAACGTGACTATCATGAAGAGTCGCAACAAATATCAAAGCCATCAGTAACCCGGGACTCTTTACTGCCGGCCAGAATTAATATCGGAGCTTGCATTTTCCTGTTAATGTTTaaattccgataaaaaaaacgtaTCTATCCCCACAAAAGCACTTTGCATGGTTACAAGCGTGACGCATTTAGACTAAACCCAGACAAGGTTATTCGGTATATGCAACCCCCCAAATATTTCAGGGAGTTGGAGACTGAATTTATCGGAGTGTTGAAATATTGATGGGATTCCCACGAATATTCACTGTTCAGTCACCGGTAATTTACGAAGGGAGCcacgaaaaattgttgttcgaGAGTTTTGGAAAAACGAGTGGACGATTTCCCACCGTAAAATGCGATATGCGATCTTGAGTTTCATGCGGGCATTGACATCTCACTGGGGGCAATTGATCCCGGCAATAGCCGCAAGTGTCTCTTTCTCGCTGGTGGTGGATGGCAACAGCCCTTTCGGTATCATTCAAATTAGATTCCTCGGTTGTACCGTTAATCCGGAGTAAAATTATTAAGATAACGCAATAAATCGAACGGAATTACGCTCGCGAggcgatttgcgatttttctagggctccgagAATATTCTGAACCCATCGATAAACCGATACCGATGAAACGAGTACGCAGGACTCAAATAATCGAGGCGAGATCGAATGTTTTAATGTCTCGATGGCGTTGTCTCCAGTTTGAACAATCTCCCATCGATTAATTCGTAAATCGTCCGGTTTGCGTTAATATTATT contains these protein-coding regions:
- the LOC135171163 gene encoding frizzled-2-like, with protein sequence MGRTRVPLTRGGMPAILLILFTLVLAVTAGPNVRSESATGPANSVGPLSGSSASSSSSSPVSSSAIGSVSGGSPGSSGIGNGLGGGGGGVGHSVMSTGPNGNGRCEDITIPMCRGIGYNLTAMPNELNHDTQEEAGLEVHQFWPLVEIKCSPDLKFFLCSMYTPICLPEYSKPLPACRSVCERARAGCAPLMQQYGFSWPERMACERLPMHGDPENLCMEQDNPANSGGSAGGHPSAPPMAAAVPRPTRPSKNAQQPRCKPGKNQKNCQNPPGDRTRECECRCKTPLVPLGVTSVSGNDHGVLGNMHAIGVPMSGGIGPMISRDIALGNGNVLKNCALPCHGAFLTTEERGFAAVWLALWSGLCAASTLTTVTTFLIDTQRFKYPERPIVFLSACYFVVSLGYLARSVMGHEEIACDGPALRSGPQGPGACVTVFLMIYFFGMASSVWWVILAFTWFLAAGLKWGNEAIASYSQYFHLAAWLAPTAQTVWALLAGGVEGDPVAGVCTVAPDGVQTFILVPLLVYLLLGTSFLLAGFVSLFRIRSVIKRQPGAKADKLEKLMIRIGVFSVLYTVPAGAVLGCYLYESSFRLEWLRGIACQCEARTRPYYSVLMLKYFMALAVGITSGVWIWSGKTVDSWRRLWRRLFGGGVAAGGNAGMAGVTGVSGIGSASMKGRSMMPSYAASGPGSALLPPGSVASASQHHLHHHVLKQPPLSHV